One genomic segment of Mytilus trossulus isolate FHL-02 chromosome 4, PNRI_Mtr1.1.1.hap1, whole genome shotgun sequence includes these proteins:
- the LOC134716590 gene encoding prominin-1-A-like — protein MRSLILRVLIIQGLTYLNLVQSGIITDIYGNVAYGNGTISWADIPSGFSYKTVNNYDPGGLEGLYKMARGFINMIQPDPFPYDIVKDVLRSRFDITTQYQEVINASMGFGICFGIGLLFIIILPICGCCFCCCRCCGNCGPDMKQMNKANIKCKTTGLSSALMVMSVLIVSSAVCVLITYDKFTDAINYADSAIANNLDDIDTYINNTVTEFNYVAVGMYQIVNDALTADINGMGQIMADDLMASLNITPVLDAVLELDNSLQAIKTSLDYAVGNITELENAANTLTSDMNTLSQAIVSTQSGCQSKCSADCSAFDASVLVVSIDFSGLPDLSGTQKSIDDVANENLTDLVNSVQSQFDNMDSTIDSSTASARNSIKNTLDTFKSRLNTMVDDFQNQIQGAVDTSTLKSDVSNMITLAKNYDKYSLSFITGGPMEKMCQSFEDLTVFRDFVDDNGIPDFNFGDLILNDPNTTISIYNLMIGCRTNQAVFTLLHLDRLIKIDEYLNYTQYLGNIESQIASISSSIDISNYEILTKDLEDALNSFATSGLDGIDFAQINETLNQTVATCNMTSVISTLTTIESQCIPPTKSNLQASISVLEGLVQTGITDKINEVLITARNADDQIQNNMTSIISQTADNFKNQLLSYIDSYIDQVRYLIYNELAACSPIWNLWDSLTTTFCNYTIDPLNGFWFALGWGLLFCIPLIIIGIKLSNYYRRMKDKPEPKKRHDDEPPPPYTEKVERYEDHVTRNQVAPYQIISFYEKNHNKIIDRDMNNWPIFHHQRSNKVFPMYQTMD, from the exons ATGAGAAGTTTAATATTGAGAGTTTTAATTATTCAAGGATTAACATATCTGAATCTTGTGCAGTCTGGAATCATAACAGACATTTATGGGAACGTTGCATATGGAAATGGGACAATTTCGTGGGCAGATATACCTTCAGGTTTTTCATATAAGACGGTTAACAATTATGATCCAGGAGGGCTGGAAGGACTTTACAAAATGGCACGAGGTTTCATAAATATGATTCAACCTGATCCATTTCCCTATG ATATAGTGAAAGATGTATTAAGAAGTAGATTCGACATAACAACGCAGTATCAAGAG GTTATAAATGCCAGCATGGGTTTTGGAATCTGCTTTGGTATTGGActgttgtttattattattttaccaATATGTggatgttgtttttgttgttgtcggTGTTGTGGCAATTGTGGGCCTGATATGAAACAG ATGAATAAAGCCAATATTAAATGCAAAACAACGGGACTTTCCTCAGCTCTCATGGTTATGTCTGTATTAATCGT ATCTTCAGCTGTATGTGTGTTGATCACTTATGATAAGTTCACTGATGCTATCAATTATGCTGACTCAGCTATAGCAAACAATTTGGACGACATAGACACATATATCAACAATACTGTTACg GAATTTAACTACGTTGCTGTAGGAATGTACCAAATAGTGAATGATGCATTAACAGCGGATATAAACG GAATGGGACAAATAATGGCCGATGATCTAATGGCTAGTCTGAACATAACTCCGGTTTTAGATGCTGTGCTAGAACTTGACAACT cACTCCAGGCAATAAAGACATCGTTAGACTACGCCGTTGGGAACATTACAGAGCTTGAAAATGCAGCCAATACACTGACGTCTGATATGAATACACTATCACAAGCTATTGTATCAACGCAATCAGGATGTCAGTCTAAATGTTCAGCCGACTGTAGTGCATTCGATGCATCTGTACTGGTTGTATCCATTGATTTTTCCGGT CTTCCAGACTTATCAGGTACTCAGAAATCTATTGACGATGTGGCAAATGAAAATCTGACAGACTTAGTGAACTCG GTTCAATCCCAGTTTGATAATATGGACAGTACAATCGATTCTTCAACTGCCTCCGCAAGAAATT CTATTAAGAATACGTTAGATACCTTTAAATCTAGGCTTAACACTATGGTTGACGATTTTCAGAATCAAATTCAAGGA GCAGTTGACACATCAACTTTGAAATCAGATGTATCTAATATGATAACACTGGCTAAAAACTATGACAAGTATAG CTTGTCGTTTATAACTGGTGGACCTATGGAGAAAATGTGTCAGTCATTCGAAGATTTGACTGTATTTCGTGAT tttgtgGATGACAATGGGATTCCTGATTTTAACTTTGGTGATCTTATTCTAAATGACCCGAACACGACAATAAGCATCTATAACCTGATGAT AGGATGCAGAACAAACCAGGCAGTGTTTACTCTCCTTCATCTTGATAGGTTGATAAAAATCGATGAATATCTGAATTATACTCAG tatCTTGGCAACATTGAATCACAAATCGCTTCCATAAGTAGTTCGATTGACATTagtaattatgaaattttaacaaaagacTTGGAAGACGCTCTTAACTCCTTTGCTACTTCCGGCCTCGATGGTATTGATTTTGCACAGATAAATGAAACG tTGAACCAGACTGTTGCAACATGCAATATGACCTCAGTAATTTCGACGCTTACAACAATAGAGAGTCAGTGTATTCCACCTACTAAG AGTAATCTCCAAGCATCCATATCTGTATTAGAAGGTTTGGTTCAGACCGGCATAACA GATAAGATCAATGAAGTTTTGATAACCGCACGAAATGCTGATGATCAGATTCAAAACAACATGACCAGCATCATATCACAG ACTgcagacaattttaaaaatcagcTGTTATCCTACATTGACTCGTACATCGATCAAGTACGGTATCTG ataTATAATGAACTAGCAGCGTGTTCACCAATATGGAACCTTTGGGATTCTTTGACAacaactttttgtaattataCAATCGATCCATTG AATGGATTCTGGTTTGCACTAGGTTGGGGATTATTATTTTGCATTCCTTTAATTATTATTGGAATCAAACTGTCAAATTACTACAGAAGGATGAAAGATAAACCTGA ACCGAAGAAGAGACATGACGATGAACCTCCACCCCCTTATACAGAGAAAGTTGAACGTTACGAGGACCACGTGACCAGAAATCAAGTAGCACCCTATCAAATAATAAGCTTCTacgaaaaaaatcataacaaaataatagatagagatatgAACAATTGGCCAATTTTTCACCATCAGAG